The Nostoc sp. NIES-3756 DNA window CAGCAGCAACTCAAACAACTACAAACTAAACTAGATTCTCACAAACAGGAGCAGAAAGCCCAGTTACAGCAGTCTCAAAAGTGTCAGGCTCTAGTTTTGCATATTACTGAGAAAATCCGTGATGAGCTACTCCCCGCCGAAGGCGAACGCTGTGATGAAAAGCAAATTTTAGCAACAGTTACTCAAGAATTAGCCAATTTATTTCAACTAGAATCCTGCTATATCGAACTTTATAACCCTGACTACACCTGTGCTAGCGTCATTGATGAATACTCAAATACTAAACCCACATACCAAGGTTTAACTAAGCAAATTGCAGACTTGAGCGAAATTTATCAGCCACTTTTACAAAAACAACACTTCCACACTATAGAAATTGTTCCAGGTTGGCATCCTCAGTTATTAGTAATCACTCAACTAGCTTGTCCAATTTTTGATGGACAGGGGATATTAGGTAATCTTTGGTTGGTTCGACCAACACAACAGATGTTTGATGATTCGGAAATTTGTCTAGTTAAAACTTTAGCAAATCAGTGTGCGATCGCTATACGCCAAGCAAGGTTAGATGCAACTACCCAAGCAAGACTGCAAAAATTAGAACACAGAGAAAAGCTCACCAATATATTTCTCAAAAAACTCTCTCAAGAACTGCGGACACCCATCACCAGTATTAGCCTAGCAGCGCAAACCCTAGAAAGCCTTCTCTCGCCCACAAGTACATTAGATGAAGTCATACCCCAGCTTTTGCAAATTCTCCATAGTGAGTGTGGTAGAGAAAGCGAACTAATTAACGATTTGCTGACACTGACTTATTTACAAGCCAAACCAGAACCCCCTACACTCATTTCTATCGACCTCCAAACCTGGCTTCCTCCTATCGTTGAGTCCTTCCACGACCTCATCAGTTGTCAGCGACAGCAACTCAACTTAATTATCGAACCAGGGCTGCCACATTTAGAAACCGACATCACTGAACTAGAACGTATTGTCACCGAATTACTCACCCATACTTGTAAATATACTCCTGCGGGTGAATCAATTACAGTCTCTGCCCAACTCACCGCAAACTCTGTGCAGTTGAGTATTAGCAATTCTGGATTAGAAATTCCTCATGATGTGCGATCGCGCATCTTTGAGCCTTTCTATCATATTTCAGACAACGACCCTTGGAAATATAGCGGTACTGGCTTGGAAATGGCATTAGTTAAAAAAATGGTCAAGCACTTAGGCGGTTCTATTTTTGTTGAGAGTAGTGATGGTCAAACCACTTTCATGATCAAATTTCCCGCATCATCAATAACACGTTCAAGTAAAAACAGATAATGTTTGTGGGGTTTGGTAATTGGTAATACCAATTCGTAATTCGTAATAGCCTACGGCAAGGCTAACGCCTACGTAATTCGTAATTAATAACAAGTGCAAAAGTCTTGTTATTAATTGTTTTCAAGAATTAATTCCAGCCCTCAAAAAATACTACCTATGCCAATTTGGTATAAGTAGTAAACAAAGAGAAGCATTGCTACATCTGAGTTTCTGAATTACGAATTACGAATTACGAATTACGAATTACGAATATGCTTCCATTGGCAGACAAGAACAAACAAAATTCCTGTCACCAAAAGCCGCATCTATTCTGCCGACACTAGGCCAGAATTTATATTCCCTTGTCCAAGGTGCTGGGTAGGCGGCTTGTTCACGAGAATAGGGATGATGCCATTCGGCGCACAGAAGGCTTTCGACAGTGTGGGGTGCGTTTTTCAAGGCATTATCTTGAATATCTACCTTACCTGCTTCAATGTCGCCAATTTCTTGGCGAATAGCAATTAAGGCATCACAGAAACGGTCTAATTCTGCCTGAGATTCGCTTTCTGTCGGTTCTACCATGATTGTACCCGCCACAGGCCAGGAGACAGTCGGGGCGTGGAAACCATAATCCATAAGACGCTTTGCTACATCATCGATTTCGATATTGGCTGATTTTTTGAGCGATCGCAAATCTAAAATACACTCATGGGCAACCAAACTATTCTGCCCTTTGTACAACACAGGATAGTAAGACTCTAATCTTTTAGCGATGTAATTGGCGTTGAGAATTGCTACCTTAGTTGCTTTGGTTAAGCCGTCTGCCCCCATCATGGCAATATACATCCACGAAATCACTAGAATACTAGCACTACCCCAAGGTGCAGATGCGATCGCCCCAATATTTTGGGAATCTTCCCCACTCCCCAGAACAGGATGTCCAGGTAAAAATGGCACAAGATGGGAAGCCACACCAATTGGCCCCATACCCGGGCCACCGCCGCCATGAGGAATACAGAAGGTTTTGTGCAAATTCAAGTGACAAACATCCGCGCCAATATCCCCTGGACGGCAAATCCCCACTTGGGCATTCATATTTGCCCCATCCATATAAACTTGACCGCCGTGATTATGAATAACCGCACAAATTTCTTGAATTGCTTCCTCAAACACACCGTGAGTTGAGGGATAAGTCACCATCAATGCAGCAAGTTCATGGCTGTGTTTTTCTGCCTTGGCTTTGAGGTCATTAACATCAATATTACCCTCAGCATCACAAGCCACTGCGACAACTTTCATCCCACACATTACCGCACTCGCTGGGTTTGTCCCGTGTGCAGAAGTGGGAATTAAACAGACATTGCGGTGTGCTTCTCCCCGACTTTCGTGATACTGACGAATTACCAACAGCCCTGCATATTCACCTTGAGAACCCGCATTAGGTTGTAAAGAAATGCCAGCAAACCCTGTAATTTCTGCTAGCCAAGCCTCAAGCTGTTGGAACAGAATTTGATAACCCCGCGTTTGGGTGGGTGGCGCAAAAGGATGTATCCTCCCAAATTCTTCCCAAGTTACAGGAATCATTTCAGATGTGGCATTTAACTTCATCGTACAGGAACCCAAAGGAATCATCGATGTAGTTAACGACAAATCTTTGGTTTCTAGTCTATGCAGATAGCGCAGTAACTCAGTTTCTGAATGATAGCGGTTGAAGACGGGATGCGTCAGGTAACTGCTAGTACGAGGGAAAGAGATGTGGGGGGAAAATGTTAATTCTTCTGGAGTGAAAGGTAAATCATCTTTATTTGCGAATATTTGCCAGAGGTCAATGAGGTCTTCTGGTGTGGTAGTTTCATCTAAAGAAATTCCCACAGTCGCCTCATCATAAATTCGCAGGTTAATATTACGAGCTTGGCAACCTGCAAGAATAGTTTCTAGCTTGTGTGTTCCCAACTCTACCCGCAGGGTATCAAAGAAATTTTGGGAACTGATTTTATAACCCAGCCGCTTTAAACCTTCTGTCAAAATTACAGTCAACTGGTGAATATTTTCAGCAATTTGCTTGAGTCCTTCTGGCCCGTGATAGACGGCGTACATACTCGCCATCACTGCCAGTAGTACCTGGGCTGTACAAATATTACTAGTAGCTTTTTCCCGGCGGATGTGTTGTTCACGGGTTTGCAAGGCTAGACGCAGTGCTGTTTTCCCGTTGACATCTTTAGATACACCGACAATTCGCCCTGGAACTTGTCGCTTGTATTCTTCCTTTGTAGCAAAGTATGCCGCATGAGGCCCACCAAAGCCCAAAGGAATACCGAAACGTTGGGTACTACCTACGGCAATATCAGCACCAAATTCACCAGGGGGAGTAAGTAAAGTTAAGCTTAAGGGGTCTGCGGCTACCGTTACCAATGCGCCTTGGGCGTGAGCTTTTTCGATGAAAACACGGTAGTCGTAGACTGTGCCATCAGTGGCGGGATATTGTAAGACAGCGCCGAAAATCGGTTGAGCAAAATCAAATGTCTGATGATCCCCGATAATAATCTCGATCCCCAAGGGTTTAGCCCTGGTTTGTAAAACGTCTATCGTTTGGGGATGGCACTCATGGGAGACAAAATAGGCATTGGCCTTATTTTTACTTACTCCATAACTCATACTCATGGCTTCTGCGGCGGCTGTCGCTTCATCAAGTAGGGAAGCATTGGCAATTTCCAACCCTGTTAAGTCGATAATCATGGTTTGGAAATTCAGCAGCGCTTCTAGCCGCCCTTGAGCAATTTCTGGCTGATAGGGAGTATAGGCTGTATACCACCCAGGGTTTTCTAAAATATTACGCCCAATCACTGGCGGGGTGATAGTATCGTAATATCCCATACCAATGTATGAGCGAAACACCTGATTTTTTGAAGCAATTTGTTTTAACTTTGCCAGTGCTGCATACTCAGTTTGCGCCTCTGGTAACTGTAACTTTTTATTCAGCCGAATCGACGCGGGTACTGTTTTATTAATCAGGGCATCTAGGTTAGAAAATCCCAATACATCAAGCATTTGTTGAATATCTGCCGATGATGGGCCTATATGTCTTTGTATAAAAGTATTAAAAACTTTTTTTCCTTGGTCTAGTTGTTGGCGTTGGTCTTCATTAAAACGACCTTCATCGCTAGACTGAGGAATAGGGGCATAAGATACCACTAAATTAAACTCCAGAAGTAACTATTTAATATTTTGCAACAAATACCCTGAGAACGTAGGGGTAATTTCTCGACTTTCAATAAACAAGGCAAGACAGTTAACTGTTAACTGTTAACTGTCTCCTCAACTACTCGCCTTCTACCTCGGCGCGGTATTCATCCGCAGTTAAAGCATCATTTACTTCATCGGGGTCATTAACACGTAACTTTAAGAACCATCCTTCACCGTAAGGATCATCTGCAACTGCTTCGGGAGATTCAATTAAAGCCTCATTCCGTTCTATGACTGTTCCCGTTATCGGTGCATTCAAGTCTTCCACAGCTTTAACTGATTCAATTGAGCCAAAAGTGTCCCCTTTTGTAAGTAAGTCACCAATTTCTGGCAATTCTAAGAACACTACATCACCCAACTGATCTACAGCAAATTCTGTAATGCCAATAGTAGCAATTTCACCATCTAGCCTCACATATTCATGAGTATCCAAATATCGCAAATCTTGAGGGTATTCAAACGACGACATTTCTTTTCCTCTTAAAATATCAAAAAATTAGCGTCCCAAAGGTAATTAAAACCACATTGAGCAATTAACCATACTGTGATTGAGTATCTTACAACACATTCAGTTGGTCAACAGTTAACCATTCCTATCCCTTCTTACTTGAACGATAAAAGGGGCGTTTAACTACAACTGCTGGGTATGCTTTACCACGTATTTCTACTTCAAGCTGCTGACCGACTTTTGCTAGTTTAGCGGGAACATAGGCTAAAGCAACAGGATGACCAAGTGTAGGGGATAGAGTACCGCTTGTAACTTCGCCTACTACTTTACCTTCTGCGAGGACTTGGTAGCCGTGACGGGCAATGTTTCTACCTTGGGTTTGCAAACCTATGAGTCGGTGCTGTACTCCTGTGGCTTTTTGTTGTTCTAAAACTGACCTACCAATAAAATCACCTTTGGTATCTAAATGAACTAGCCAGCCTAAGCCAGCTTCTAGGGGTGTGGTTGTATCGTCGATGTCTTGTCCGTAAAGTGCCATTGCTGCTTCTAGCCGGAGGGTATCTCTTGCACCCAGTCCACAGGGAATGACACCAGCATCGTACAAACTACGCCATAACTCTACCCCTACTTCTGGGTCTACTAAAACTTCAAAGCCATCTTCCCCGGTGTAACCTGTACGAGCAATAAAGGCGGGTTTATCTAGTATTGTTGTTTCTAAATGTCCAAATGCTGGGATTGGTTGTAAGTCTGCTTTAACAAAGGGTTGAAGATAATCGATAGCTTTTGGCCCTTGGAGGGCAATTAAAACTTTGGTTGGTGAAATGTCTTGGAATTGCACCTGATTTTGATCTAGGTGCTGCAATATCCATGCTTTGTCTTTATTGGTGGTGGCTGCGTTGACGATGATAAACGCCTGTTGTGTGCCGTTGCTGTCTTCGCCTTGGTAGTAGACGATAATATCGTCAATTATTCCGCCTTGGGGATTTAACAATACTGTGTATTGGGCTTGACCTGGTTGCAACCGACTTAAATCTGAAGGTACTAAAACCTGGAGGTGAGAAATTAGGTTTTTACCTTGGAGGGTAAATTTGCCCATGTGAGAAATGTCAAACATCCCAGCCGCAGTTCTTACCGCTTCGTGTTCACGGGAAATACCGCTAAATTGTACTGGCATTTCCCAACCGCCAAAGCTGGTTAAGCGGGCTTTGAGTTCTACACCCAGTTGATACAGAGGGGTTCTCGCTAAGATTTCGGCAGTGTCTTGTTGATTAGCCACAGATAGTTTTGCTTATGCGATCGCATTTCAACATCTAATCTTATAGGAGTGGGGAGTAGGGAATAGGAAGTCGTGAAGAAAAATATAATTTATTTCTTTGTGCCTATTTACTACTCATTACTCAAAGTGATGTTTAATAATGGAGGAATGTTGAGATTTGTTAAGAAAGCGTTATGAATTATTGGCGAGTAATAGCAAGCCTGGTTTTGGCTGTGGTTTTATTTCTGTTTCCAGGGTCAGCGCAAGCTGCAAGTTCTTCCAGTATCACCCGTTCTGCTGGTGATGAAGTGCAAGTGAAGAATTTTGTAGGTCAAAGCCTAGTTGGTACGGAATTTACCAATGTGGATTTAGAAAATGCCAACTTTAGCAATGCTGATTTACGCGGTGGCGTGTTTAACGGTACTGTGTTAGAGGGAGTGAATTTACATGGTGTAGACTTCAGTAACGGCATAGCCTATCTGGCAAGATTTAAAAATGCTAATTTAACTGATGCTATTTTCACCGATGCTATGATGCTTCGCTCTACTTTTGATAATGTAGATGTTACTGGGGCAGATTTTACTAATGCAGTTTTGGACGGAACCCAGGTGAAAAAACTCTGTACCAAAGCTAGTGGAGTTAATTCCAAAACTGGTACTGATACCCGCGAATCTTTGGGTTGTAAGTAACAAGGAGAAGGGAATCTAAAAAATTTCTTATTCCCTACTCAAAATCCATCAAAAAATTCCTATAAAACACGCTAAAAAGTAGCGTTAGATACCTTTTGTCTTTATTTATTAGAAAACTCGACCCTGCATATCAGCATATTCAATCACTCAGGGGTTGCTGAAATCTTCACATTTTGTTACAAAAATACAAAGAACTTCTAGAGACCCACAACCAAATGTTCGGCGGACTTACTGGTTTCCAAGATCCTAAAGGCACTGATTGGGGCGAAAGAATGCTCAATACAGTTGCCAGCCAAACGATTCGCCACTTGTTTACCCAAAGCGAGTCAGTAGAAGTCTTTGTGCGTTGCTTTCCCTCCAGCAAGCTGTTACAAGGTAGTATTGACAGCTTCAAAATGAGCGGACGCGGCTTAGTTATTCGCAGAGATTTTGCCGTAGAGGAGATGTCTTTTGAGACTGATGCGGTATCTATAGATTTTGGTGCTGTTTTGAGTGGGAAGTTAAATCTCAAACAACCAACCCAGGCGATCGCTCAAGTAATATTATCTGAAGCTGGGATCAACAAAGCATTTCAAGCTGAACTAGTACAAAAGCGTTTAGTTAACTTAGCTGTACCTGCCTTAACTGAGTTATCTGGCGGTCAACCAGTCTCTTTCACAGAGGTTCAAGTACAACTTCTCCCCCAAAGTAGCTTAAGAATTAATGCTCAGGCAGATTTGGGTAGTGGTGAACTCATACCTATCACCATGACTCTAACTGTGGCTGTGGAAAAGCGCCGCCGCATTTCTTTTAAAAATCCCATAGTTGAACTAGACTCAGTTCCCGAATCACAAAGAGAAATATCAAATACCTTAAGCCTAGCACTAGCAGAAATTTTAGATAATATGGTCGATTTAGACCGTTTTGACCTTGACGGCGTAAAAATGCGCCTTAATCGTTTAGATACTGAAGGAGACAAGTTAATATTTAGTGGCTACGCAGAAATCGAAAGGATTCCCCGTAGTTCTTAGGCGGTAACAGGGACAGGGTACAGAGGAAATAGAGGAAAAATTAGACAAGTTAGAAAACACTCCCCCTACTTCCTCATCTCCCCCATCTTCCCTTACTCTCTATTTCCAATCCTTGTCTGCTTGTTCTAGAACATAAGCAGCTACATCTTCAATTTGTTCAGATTTTAAACGACCCTTGAAAGCAGGCATGGCGTTTTTACCATTGGTGACTTGAGTAATAATGGCTTGGGCTGAGTACATACCAAACTGTTCCAAAGCATCTTTCTTGAGATTTTTGTTGGCTTGAACTAAGTTCTTGCCGCCGGCATGGCAAGAAGCACAATTAGCACTAAATATTTTCGCTCCATTGACACTATCTGCCGCCAATGCTGGGCTGCTGAAGGCAAAAGTGAAGAGTGCTATGCCTAACAGCACTAAGGAAAAAATCTTTTTCATTTCGTGTTCTCTCTGCAAATAAGGCTTCATTGAGCCAATATCTTCTTCAATAATTGTCAACTGAGCCATTACTTGCGTCAAAAGACGAGTCGTCAAACTTTAAGAACGTGATGAGCGCTGTTAGCGGTAGCAGCGCGATGAGTGATGAGTGGGAAAAATAATTATTACTCCCTCATCTCCCTCATCTCCCTCAATCCCTCCTCGCTAATGTATTCATTGCTTCTTCTGTGACGCGGCAAATTCGCCAATCATCTAATATTGATGCTCCCATGCGGCGATAAAATGCTTGGGCTGATTCATTCCAATCGAGGACACTCCACTCTAATCTGCCACAACCGCGTTCGACAGCGATTTGGGCTAATTTGGTGAGGAGGGCTTTGCCAATGCCTTGCCGCCGATACTCTGGCAAGACAAACAAATCTTCCAGATAAATCCCCGGCTTGGTGAGAAAGGTAGAGTAGTTATGAAAAAATAGGGCAAAACCTACAGCTTGACCTGCGGATTCCGCTAAAATTGCTTCAACGTATTTTTGCGAACCAAAAAGATGCTCTTGTAGTGCCAGAGCGTTGCCAGTTACAGCATGAGTTAAATTTTCGTACTCTGCCAATTCTTTAATCAAGCCAAATAGTGTTTCACTATCAGCAGGTTCAGCAAAACGCACGGTCAAATTGTTAGTCATTAGTCATTAGTCATTAGTCCACAGTCAATAGTCTAAGCGATCGCTTCAACCAGAAAGAACTAATGGCGTAATTTTTTGACTATAAAGCTAGTACTGATTCCGAAAGAAGCGTCTTCACTCGCGCAGCGTCCCGGAGGGAAGCAGAACCACTGCTTCCTCTCAAATCAACCAACCCTTAAGCCGTTTAGCTATGTGCGGACGGCGGAGTTTGCGCATGGCTTTGCTTTGAATTTGTCGGACTCGTTCGCGGGATAGGTTGAACATATTGCCGACTTCTTCTAAGGTGCAGGGTTCGCTGGTTGTCAAACCATAACGTAAGGAAATTACGTCTTTTTCTCTGGGGGTAAGCACATCACCAAGAACTTCCCAAATCTCCTGACGCATCATGTTTTCGTTCATTTTTGCTTCTGGAGATAGGTTATCTTCATCTTCTAATAAGTCCATCAGTTCGGTATCTTCTTCTTTACCGACTCGATGATTTAAAGATAGTGCTTGTCGCCTGAGTTGTTGCAGTTGGCGTAGCTGTGGGACAGTGATTTCCAATGCTTCAGCCATTTCCGCTTCGGATGGGTTGCGGCTGAATTTTTGTTTGAGTTCTCGTTGGGCTTTTTTGAGTTTGTTGAGTTTTTCTACAATGTGAATTGGTAGGCGGATTGTTCTGGCATCATTAGCGATCGCTCTAGTTATTGCTTGTCTAATCCACCAGTAAGCATAGGTAGAAAACTTGTATCCTTTATCGGGATCAAACTTTTCTGTAGCTCGATTTAATCCCATTGCTCCTTCTTGAATTAAATCTAGAAAAGGTACTCCGCGATTGAGATATCGTTTGGCAATTGATACTACCAATCTCAAGTTCGAGCGAATCATTTTTCTTTTAGCTACTCGACCTTGATACAAACGATTTTCTAATTGTTTTTCTGTTATGTCTAACTGAGCAGCTACTTGAGCTTTTGTTGGATGTTGTCCTAATTGTGTTTCTAAAGCAGATTGTAAATCTCTAAATTCTTCTAAAAATCTGACTCTTCTGGCTAATTCCACTTCTTCATCGGGTTTTAGCAGTGGATAGCGTGCCATTTCTTTAAAAAACGCCCCTACTGCATCATCATGCTCTGTTTTATTATACCCAGAAGGCCGGGCGGCGGCCATTTCGTCCCCATCACGTTCGTCTGTTTCCAGATTTTCTATTATTGGGGTTTCTTCTATGATTAGTTCTAAATTATCAAGGCTATCAAGTGAATGCTCATCATGTTCGACAACATTCCCTAGTATCTCCATTGTTCCTAATTCAGCAATATTCATAGTTTCCTTGAGGGATTCATGCTTTGTCTGGTACATAATTTAATGACATATATTAACTACTGAGAATTGGTAGTTTCCCTAACTTAAGATGTGCTTGTTTGTTGACAGCATCCAAGTTTTCGTAATTTAATTTTTAGAAATTTCCATTAATTGCTAGCTGTCGGTGTGTAGCTGCTATCTTCAACTTCTTGGGATATTAATTTTGCACCCAAATTTTATTTTCTCAGTTTCCCACAAATATATTGCTTATTTTTTTATTAATCCTTTAATCTAGCAAACCCCCTCAATCTCTTTTTTATTTAACAAGTAGAAAGAAATATAAGTAATTCTCCCTTTATCTTTTAAAAATTATAAACTTTTATAAAGTTTTTTAGCTTTATCCGTGGAGAGATATGAGAGGAATCATAATATTTTTTGGTCTTGATTTATTATTAGCCTGAGTAATTTCCCCGAATGCTAATAATTGTGCAGTTTACTATTCCCAAGAAATTATTTGTATAAAAGCATCTCATAGAGACAAAGGAATGAATATCTATCAATAGGCGGAAAAAAGGCTATTCCTTATTTAGTACTTAGATAAACTATTTCATCAATTTTCAAGGACATAGTTTGATTTTTTATAGTTGTCTTCAAATATTTATTGCACGTATGCTTGAATTAAATTTGTCTAGTAGGTTACATAAGAGGAAACTTATCAAGTATTATAAGTAATAAAAGTAGTAGGATTTACAAATTACATCTAAAGAAAGAAAAATAAAAGTCTGACAAGCTCAGTAAAGTTAAGTGGCTCGGTCTAAGGAAATAAGAAGATTTATCTTTCAAATTCAACAATTATGTATATTAATGACAACAATTCACTAGGTTTATTAGTTAACGAAAATCAGGACTTATACCGAGCAGCAACAAATATAAATCAGTATGTTGAAGTATTAGTGGATTGTCCTGGTAATTCAGGATTATTCACTTACCGGATACCCAATCAGTTAGAAATTAAACCAGGAGATATATTAAGTGTACCTTTTGGCTCTCAGCAATTAGGCGCGATCGCTATTCGATTATCGGCACAACCCAACATTGATATAGCACCAGAAAAAATCCGCGAAGTAGAGGATGTAGTGACTTCTGGGTTTTTTGCTACTACTTATTGGGAATTATTAAATCGTGTAGCAGCGTATTACTACACGCCATTGATTCAGGTAATAAGGGTAGCCTTACCACCCGGATTATTAGGGCGATCCCAACGCAGAGTCCGCTTGATAAAAAGACAAAATGAGCAATTATCAGTTCCGTTTTTAAGTCCCCCAGCACAGCAAATTCTCAAGCTATTACAAGCCCAAGGCGCAGGAGATTATAGTTTCACTTATTTGCAGCAAAAAGTTAAATCAACTTATCGAGGAGTGCGAGAATTATTACGTATTGGTTTAGTGGAAAGTTACTTAGAACCACCCCGAACAACTCGACCAAAACTGCAAAAAGCAGTGATATTAATTAACACAATTGACCGTGATTTAACCACCCGCCAAAGAGAAATTTTGGATGTATTGCGCAGGAGTGGTGGTGAGCTATGGCACAGTGAATTGTTACAAATTTGTAGTACCAGTTCCTCTACCCTGAAGACGATGGAACAAAAAGGCTACATTGCTATAGAAGAACGGGAAATATTGCGGAAAGAACAAGCACAAGTATTAGATTTAGATACACCAAAATCATTAAATATTGCCCAAAGTAATGCCTTAGCAACTATACAAAATCTAAATGGATTTGCTCAAGTATTGTTACATGGAGTGACAGGTTCCGGCAAAACAGAAGTATATTTACAAGCGATCGCTCCACTACTGGCACAAGGAAAATCAGCCCTAGTTTTAGTCCCGGAAATCGGACTCACACCCCAACTCACCGACCGTTTCCGCGCCCGTTTTGGCAACAATAAAATCAGCGTCTATCACAGCGCCCTCTCCGACGGCGAACGCTACGACACCTGGAGACAAATGCTGACAGGCGATCCCCAAATTGTCATCGGCACACGCAGCGCCATTT harbors:
- a CDS encoding RpoD/SigA family RNA polymerase sigma factor, translated to MYQTKHESLKETMNIAELGTMEILGNVVEHDEHSLDSLDNLELIIEETPIIENLETDERDGDEMAAARPSGYNKTEHDDAVGAFFKEMARYPLLKPDEEVELARRVRFLEEFRDLQSALETQLGQHPTKAQVAAQLDITEKQLENRLYQGRVAKRKMIRSNLRLVVSIAKRYLNRGVPFLDLIQEGAMGLNRATEKFDPDKGYKFSTYAYWWIRQAITRAIANDARTIRLPIHIVEKLNKLKKAQRELKQKFSRNPSEAEMAEALEITVPQLRQLQQLRRQALSLNHRVGKEEDTELMDLLEDEDNLSPEAKMNENMMRQEIWEVLGDVLTPREKDVISLRYGLTTSEPCTLEEVGNMFNLSRERVRQIQSKAMRKLRRPHIAKRLKGWLI